The following coding sequences lie in one Niabella agricola genomic window:
- a CDS encoding heparin lyase I family protein, which translates to MNKQFRCVTARGAAAMLLLAASCTRTGNTIVTAGPENGNPGKSMVTGSTFFSVGDTLLNATYEDGTTNSGITGLTATDAPAADAAYMVSPGAGGTYAVAHKVVFGDSAYMSDGAYRSETTARLVTAANFVPGQERRYEFSVLLKDWPDWNGMNPVDGGNLFQCRVSGDYYVPVMIRVRRNGIIIREADAQTFAVVSDYRPYVNQWIHFRIDVLWTTDSTGYIKVYTQLPGETGYTLRRERTNLRTYTGTGTSGGGAFGYPKWGLYGGPDTGTRIAYHDNVRIIALN; encoded by the coding sequence ATGAACAAACAATTCCGCTGTGTTACAGCGCGCGGCGCTGCCGCCATGCTTCTCCTTGCCGCTTCCTGCACCCGTACCGGCAACACCATTGTTACGGCTGGGCCGGAAAACGGCAACCCGGGAAAAAGTATGGTAACGGGCAGCACGTTTTTTTCCGTGGGAGATACCCTGCTCAACGCTACGTATGAGGATGGTACTACCAACTCGGGCATTACCGGTCTTACCGCAACGGATGCACCGGCCGCCGATGCCGCCTATATGGTATCGCCCGGGGCTGGCGGCACGTATGCCGTTGCCCATAAGGTGGTGTTTGGCGACAGTGCCTATATGTCTGACGGGGCCTACCGCAGTGAAACCACCGCAAGACTGGTAACGGCTGCCAATTTTGTACCGGGCCAGGAACGCCGTTATGAATTCAGTGTATTGCTGAAAGACTGGCCGGATTGGAACGGCATGAATCCTGTAGACGGGGGCAACCTGTTTCAGTGCCGGGTAAGCGGCGACTACTATGTACCGGTTATGATACGGGTGCGCAGGAACGGGATTATTATACGCGAGGCGGATGCGCAAACCTTTGCCGTAGTATCCGACTACCGGCCCTATGTAAACCAGTGGATCCACTTCCGCATTGATGTACTATGGACCACAGACAGTACCGGTTATATAAAGGTATATACCCAGTTGCCCGGAGAAACGGGTTATACGTTGCGCAGGGAACGTACCAATTTGAGAACCTATACCGGAACGGGCACATCGGGTGGCGGCGCCTTCGGCTATCCCAAATGGGGCTTGTATGGCGGACCCGATACCGGTACCCGTATTGCCTATCATGATAATGTACGGATTATTGCGTTGAACTAA
- a CDS encoding four-helix bundle copper-binding protein, with translation MKTYEHPLAELLNRCAATCDYCAAACLKEEEVAHLATCIRTDMACASVCRTTAQLLELGIGEQNALLLCAEVCKLCADECSRHEHDHCRACAEICNECAVECGQSAVA, from the coding sequence ATGAAAACATACGAACATCCTTTGGCGGAACTGCTCAATCGTTGTGCGGCAACCTGCGATTATTGTGCAGCGGCCTGTTTGAAGGAAGAAGAGGTAGCCCACCTGGCCACCTGTATCCGCACAGATATGGCCTGTGCTTCGGTTTGCCGGACCACGGCTCAATTGCTGGAACTGGGTATTGGTGAGCAGAATGCCTTATTGCTTTGTGCAGAAGTGTGTAAACTTTGTGCGGATGAATGCAGCCGGCATGAACATGATCATTGCCGGGCCTGTGCGGAAATCTGCAACGAATGTGCCGTTGAATGCGGTCAATCTGCTGTAGCTTAA
- a CDS encoding family 43 glycosylhydrolase produces MKTKTLGVFLLGLLLTACKQNVKDTELTAARAANRQSTLSALASVYQNPVIPNSQDPKDPQVFKAADGKFYLVHPDDNKYKIYSSPDLVNWNLRTISGFSKATGSFWSAGSFKYGSTYNLYYTYVQGANNKRIGVATSTTPEGPYTDANANLVVKTDASGGYIPVIDPSVFKDPANGKVYLYYARNVGTGTLPDLRCVELTADGLNTVAGTDKQVLTITQDWEKINIEHPLVYYAPNAQASHRYYMLYNGAGGALPRYAIGYAYAASPTGPFTKAVAGTSTGNNPLVAQDPAKGIYGPGAPNTVVDNAGERWLIYRIKTTNTEAWNDRAICIDVLFRNSADQLICTPTKGTNQTAPTF; encoded by the coding sequence ATGAAAACTAAAACGCTGGGGGTCTTCCTCCTGGGCTTGCTGCTGACAGCATGCAAACAAAACGTAAAAGATACCGAACTAACAGCGGCCAGGGCGGCCAACCGCCAGTCGACGCTTTCGGCACTGGCATCGGTTTACCAAAACCCGGTTATACCCAATTCGCAGGATCCTAAAGACCCGCAGGTATTTAAGGCTGCAGACGGCAAGTTTTACCTCGTGCACCCGGATGACAATAAATACAAGATCTATTCTTCTCCCGACCTGGTAAACTGGAACCTGAGAACCATATCGGGCTTTAGCAAGGCCACCGGCTCCTTCTGGTCGGCCGGCAGTTTTAAATACGGGAGCACCTACAACCTGTACTATACCTATGTACAGGGCGCCAATAACAAACGGATCGGCGTAGCCACGTCCACTACGCCGGAAGGTCCGTATACAGATGCCAATGCCAACCTGGTGGTAAAAACGGATGCCTCCGGCGGCTATATTCCGGTCATCGATCCATCGGTGTTTAAGGACCCTGCAAATGGCAAGGTATACCTGTACTATGCGCGGAACGTAGGCACAGGTACCCTGCCGGACCTGCGTTGTGTGGAGCTTACAGCCGATGGGTTAAACACGGTGGCGGGTACGGATAAGCAGGTGCTTACGATTACGCAGGATTGGGAAAAGATCAATATAGAGCACCCGCTGGTATACTATGCGCCCAATGCACAAGCCAGTCACCGCTACTATATGTTGTACAACGGTGCGGGTGGCGCGTTGCCCCGTTATGCCATCGGCTATGCCTATGCGGCTTCCCCCACGGGGCCGTTTACCAAGGCCGTGGCGGGTACCAGTACGGGCAATAACCCCCTGGTGGCACAGGACCCGGCCAAAGGCATCTATGGCCCGGGGGCGCCTAATACCGTGGTGGATAATGCCGGTGAGCGCTGGCTCATCTACCGTATTAAAACCACCAATACCGAGGCCTGGAACGACCGTGCCATTTGTATTGATGTGCTGTTCCGCAACAGTGCAGACCAGTTGATCTGTACCCCTACCAAGGGTACCAATCAAACGGCACCTACTTTTTAA
- a CDS encoding SLATT domain-containing protein — MGEDIKTTSGQLYLDKDFSVELNYKFWTTKGARFVASHRLKKMNRLSSYSIGFLSGYLIIVGLLSVFKIETKVVITPDQLAFISTGLSILILVFSQLEGANDYRLRAEKHHDCALEIGDLYNKLRSLKTSSKTAEEVNKLSEQLSEEYSIVLKKYENHHFIDFLKFQTTKNDYFKLSKVDILFVNLRYYFSSIFLYHFLIIVPPILIYLMVK, encoded by the coding sequence ATGGGAGAAGACATCAAAACGACATCCGGGCAACTTTATTTGGACAAAGATTTTAGTGTGGAGTTGAATTACAAATTCTGGACAACAAAAGGAGCCAGATTTGTAGCGAGTCACCGATTAAAAAAAATGAATAGATTATCTTCGTATTCTATAGGGTTCCTATCAGGGTATTTAATAATAGTAGGCTTGCTTAGCGTCTTTAAGATTGAGACTAAAGTTGTTATAACGCCCGATCAATTGGCCTTTATCTCAACAGGTCTGTCAATATTGATTTTAGTTTTTAGCCAGCTTGAAGGCGCTAATGATTATAGACTAAGAGCCGAAAAACACCATGATTGTGCATTAGAAATTGGTGATTTATATAACAAACTCAGATCTCTAAAGACCAGTTCTAAAACCGCGGAAGAAGTAAATAAGTTATCTGAGCAACTTTCTGAAGAGTACTCAATAGTTTTGAAAAAATATGAAAATCATCATTTTATTGATTTTCTGAAATTTCAGACAACTAAAAATGATTATTTCAAGTTAAGTAAGGTTGATATCCTATTTGTAAACCTTCGGTATTATTTTAGCTCAATATTTCTGTATCACTTTCTGATTATAGTTCCGCCAATATTAATATATCTAATGGTAAAATAA
- a CDS encoding DUF4253 domain-containing protein yields MKGWTRVIVMIIMMTMLYSCTEPTGGGYPLTAPEQAICDSLHLDPAIIQDLRRHSQAPIEAFHYSLGKMYSGDTVKEMDPIRLPGIIFNETEDNAYELIYKLKDSLRHKGYTIFKVELTGDTGNWQYSVGIVKETDPYRILKQMETNGINYDITNDSLLTIVKGLDQKYQLELIGASGDYCEFIIHRPPADWNQLAKEVYAICPDTVEQGVGSLEALARELKQNRRLYFWWD; encoded by the coding sequence ATGAAAGGGTGGACAAGAGTTATCGTTATGATCATTATGATGACCATGCTATACAGTTGCACCGAACCCACCGGTGGCGGTTATCCGCTTACCGCGCCCGAACAGGCGATATGCGATAGCCTGCACCTGGATCCGGCAATCATACAGGACCTGCGGCGGCACAGCCAGGCGCCCATAGAAGCCTTTCATTATTCCCTGGGTAAAATGTACTCGGGCGATACGGTCAAGGAGATGGATCCCATTCGTCTGCCGGGGATCATTTTTAATGAAACGGAAGACAATGCCTACGAACTGATCTATAAATTAAAAGACAGCCTGCGCCACAAAGGGTATACGATTTTTAAGGTGGAACTGACCGGCGACACCGGCAACTGGCAGTACAGCGTAGGCATTGTTAAAGAAACTGATCCGTACCGCATCCTGAAGCAGATGGAAACAAACGGTATCAACTATGATATTACCAACGACAGCTTGTTAACGATTGTCAAAGGCCTGGATCAGAAATACCAGCTGGAGTTGATTGGCGCCTCTGGCGATTACTGCGAGTTTATCATTCACCGCCCGCCGGCCGACTGGAACCAGCTGGCAAAGGAAGTTTATGCTATTTGTCCGGACACCGTGGAACAGGGCGTAGGTTCTCTGGAAGCACTGGCCCGGGAGCTGAAGCAGAACCGGCGTTTGTACTTCTGGTGGGACTAA
- a CDS encoding GIY-YIG nuclease family protein: protein MMTNQHKTVLYIGVTSNLKARVWEHAHHAVPGSFTDRYKVTFLIYYEWFDTIDSAIEREKQLKCWSRKKKEFLIRLKNPEWRFLNEDVYDEMYSLLY, encoded by the coding sequence ATGATGACAAACCAGCACAAGACTGTTTTATATATCGGCGTAACCTCGAATCTTAAAGCAAGAGTATGGGAGCATGCGCATCATGCGGTGCCTGGTAGTTTTACGGATCGATACAAGGTTACTTTTTTGATCTATTATGAGTGGTTCGATACGATTGACAGCGCCATAGAACGGGAAAAGCAATTAAAATGTTGGTCAAGGAAAAAGAAGGAGTTTCTGATCCGGCTTAAAAATCCTGAGTGGCGGTTCCTGAATGAGGATGTTTATGATGAAATGTATAGCCTTTTGTATTAA
- a CDS encoding helix-turn-helix domain-containing protein — MTRLGEYLQARSTNKSEVSRKTGLSKPRLSELTINPTAKLRAEELYLIALAIGVKPGELLEYVCEGVKLVEQK, encoded by the coding sequence ATGACAAGACTTGGAGAATATTTACAGGCCCGATCGACTAATAAGTCAGAAGTGTCCCGAAAAACCGGTTTAAGCAAACCTCGTTTGAGTGAATTAACCATTAACCCAACAGCCAAATTAAGAGCGGAGGAACTTTATCTTATTGCATTGGCGATTGGTGTAAAGCCGGGTGAATTGTTGGAATATGTATGCGAGGGGGTGAAGCTGGTGGAGCAGAAATAA
- a CDS encoding TIGR04255 family protein: protein MRLPKEISPDSIKDSIVEIRYASKLPFEVLLGIFFQSLDDSYTYTVRQVSADRINISNSPLFYNKTIKFEILPNTIVFNCLDKYIGWDAYHIEIKKVLEQLTTTNNIETFNRIGIRYISQYNNTDLTTITKFDFKFGLPDVKSDNYSFRSEFSTSEFRTILTLVNGFPIVLPNSTEASTITTIDIDVIKDKISIKEVDEVLKLIGDAHLYQKTVFFSILKEDFLDTLNPVY, encoded by the coding sequence ATGAGACTGCCGAAAGAAATATCTCCCGACAGCATAAAAGATTCTATAGTTGAGATAAGGTATGCCTCTAAACTTCCTTTTGAAGTATTACTGGGAATATTTTTTCAATCGTTAGATGACTCGTATACATACACTGTTAGGCAGGTTAGTGCTGATAGAATAAACATTAGTAATAGTCCGCTGTTTTATAATAAGACAATTAAATTTGAGATATTACCTAATACTATCGTTTTTAATTGTTTAGACAAATATATTGGATGGGATGCATATCACATCGAAATTAAAAAAGTATTAGAACAGCTTACTACAACAAACAATATAGAGACTTTTAACAGGATAGGGATCAGATATATCAGCCAGTATAATAATACTGACTTAACAACAATTACCAAGTTCGACTTTAAATTTGGTTTACCTGATGTAAAATCAGATAATTATAGTTTCAGGTCTGAGTTTAGTACAAGTGAATTTCGGACTATCTTGACTCTTGTCAATGGGTTTCCGATAGTACTCCCAAATTCAACTGAAGCTTCAACGATAACAACAATTGATATTGATGTTATTAAAGATAAAATAAGTATCAAGGAAGTTGATGAAGTGCTTAAATTAATTGGTGATGCTCATTTGTATCAAAAGACAGTTTTTTTTAGTATCTTGAAAGAAGATTTTTTAGATACTCTGAACCCTGTTTATTAA